A part of Verrucomicrobiia bacterium genomic DNA contains:
- a CDS encoding Sir2 family NAD-dependent protein deacetylase has product MAYMNALPDEKIRRFQALLADARRVVFFTGAGMSTECGISDYRSQGGLWQRYQPVTFQEFLEDEDKRKEYWARKKEMFGTIRAALPGPGHLAMARFETSPHFLGLITQNIDGLHARAGSKKILELHGTNLETLCLGCEKTEDFEIVYARLLRGEEAPRCLACGGLLKPNTISFGQELDARTLYTAFDWAAQCDLMICAGSSLVVQPAASLPRRAKEAGAGLVLINREPTPLDPLADLAVHTDLGPFLNAGLP; this is encoded by the coding sequence ATGGCATACATGAACGCTTTGCCCGACGAAAAAATCAGGCGCTTCCAGGCGCTGCTCGCGGATGCGCGGCGCGTGGTGTTTTTTACGGGCGCGGGCATGTCCACCGAATGCGGGATCTCGGATTACCGCTCGCAGGGGGGCCTGTGGCAAAGGTATCAGCCCGTCACGTTCCAGGAATTCCTGGAAGACGAAGACAAAAGGAAAGAATACTGGGCGAGGAAAAAAGAGATGTTCGGCACGATCCGCGCCGCGCTTCCCGGGCCCGGGCATCTGGCCATGGCGCGCTTCGAAACCTCGCCGCATTTTCTCGGGCTCATCACGCAGAACATCGACGGCCTGCACGCCAGGGCCGGAAGTAAAAAAATCCTGGAACTGCACGGCACCAATCTCGAAACGCTTTGCCTGGGCTGCGAAAAAACCGAGGATTTCGAAATCGTCTATGCCCGGCTTCTCCGGGGCGAGGAAGCGCCCCGCTGCCTTGCCTGCGGCGGGCTGCTGAAACCCAACACCATTTCCTTCGGCCAGGAACTGGATGCCCGCACCCTTTACACGGCCTTTGACTGGGCCGCCCAATGCGACCTCATGATCTGCGCGGGATCGAGCCTGGTCGTGCAGCCCGCGGCCTCGCTGCCCCGGCGCGCCAAGGAAGCCGGGGCCGGGCTTGTCCTCATCAACCGGGAGCCGACCCCTCTGGACCCCTTGGCGGACCTGGCTGTGCACACCGATCTGGGGCCTTTTTTAAATGCCGGCCTGCCTTAA
- the rfbC gene encoding dTDP-4-dehydrorhamnose 3,5-epimerase, with protein MKLTRLEIPGLFLVEPKVFNDGRGFFYEYYREDIFRANGIDVSFVQDNHSRSQRGVLRGLHFQIEPYAQAKLVRVTRGSVYDVAVDLRPGSSSFGRYLALELSASNRRMLYVPAGFAHGFCVLEDDTEFSYKVSNFYSPPHERGIRWDDPALGIPWPKPGMDFILSDKDKKYPTLKEYLNAQR; from the coding sequence ATGAAGCTGACACGCCTCGAAATTCCCGGCCTTTTTCTGGTCGAACCCAAGGTCTTCAACGACGGACGCGGTTTTTTTTACGAATATTACCGCGAAGATATTTTCCGCGCGAACGGGATCGACGTTTCTTTCGTGCAGGACAATCACAGCCGCTCGCAGCGGGGCGTGCTGCGCGGGCTTCATTTCCAGATCGAGCCGTATGCCCAGGCGAAACTGGTGCGCGTCACGCGCGGCAGCGTGTATGACGTGGCCGTGGACCTGCGTCCCGGATCTTCCTCGTTCGGCCGTTATCTCGCCCTGGAGCTGAGCGCGTCCAACCGCCGCATGCTTTACGTGCCCGCGGGCTTTGCGCACGGGTTTTGCGTGCTGGAAGACGACACGGAATTTTCGTACAAGGTCTCGAACTTTTATTCCCCGCCGCACGAGCGCGGCATCCGCTGGGACGATCCGGCGCTGGGCATTCCGTGGCCGAAACCCGGCATGGATTTCATCCTCTCCGACAAAGACAAGAAGTATCCCACCTTGAAGGAATACCTTAACGCGCAGCGTTAA
- the truD gene encoding tRNA pseudouridine(13) synthase TruD → MEKNWPYLTADIPPLALTARQTEEDFEVEEIPAYEPCGEGDHVYFRIEKKGISTHEACRRIAKVMNVPAKEIGAAGLKDARAVTRQWLSLEHADPARIQELQIPDLCVLTVTRHRNKLRIGHLKGNRFVLKLRGMEAARLPDFRTVLSRLQEKGVPNYFGAQRFGMRGDTALTGAALMREDYEAAARH, encoded by the coding sequence ATGGAAAAAAATTGGCCTTATCTTACGGCGGACATCCCGCCTCTTGCCCTGACCGCGCGCCAGACCGAGGAAGACTTCGAGGTGGAAGAAATCCCCGCGTACGAGCCGTGCGGCGAAGGCGACCACGTTTATTTCCGGATCGAGAAAAAAGGAATTTCCACGCATGAGGCCTGCCGCCGCATCGCGAAGGTGATGAACGTGCCGGCCAAGGAAATCGGCGCGGCCGGGTTGAAGGACGCGCGCGCCGTGACCCGCCAATGGCTGAGCCTTGAGCACGCGGACCCGGCCCGCATCCAGGAGCTGCAAATTCCGGACCTGTGTGTCCTCACGGTCACGCGCCACCGCAACAAATTAAGAATCGGGCATTTGAAAGGGAACCGGTTTGTCCTGAAGCTCCGCGGCATGGAGGCCGCGCGGCTTCCGGACTTTCGGACTGTTTTGTCGCGCCTTCAGGAAAAAGGCGTGCCGAATTACTTCGGGGCCCAGCGCTTCGGCATGCGCGGCGATACCGCGCTCACCGGCGCCGCGCTCATGCGTGAGGATTACGAGGCTGCCGCGCGCCACAT
- a CDS encoding histone deacetylase translates to MATGFLYDDQFLKHDAGRGHPESPQRLARTLAHLKEQAWFGTLSQVRPAPAEEKWILTTHAAPYLKRSKEACEEGAPWLDTPDVGISSESYATALLAAGGGLTLADRMMAGEIQNGFALLRPPGHHAELSHAMGFCLFNNVAILARYLQQKHGLDKILILDWDVHHGNGTQHTFEEDPSVLYASLHQYPFYPGTGSAWETGEGRGRGATLNCPMPAGASDREYETAFCEQILPKIEGFKPEAVLVSAGFDAHESDPLASINLSTEFFGWMTERMMEAADKHADGRLLSLLEGGYNLDYLPRCVALHVETLMKKDKPPLARPASFR, encoded by the coding sequence ATGGCAACCGGCTTTCTTTACGACGACCAGTTTTTGAAGCATGACGCGGGACGCGGGCATCCGGAATCCCCGCAGCGCCTGGCCAGGACGCTCGCGCATCTGAAAGAGCAGGCCTGGTTTGGGACGCTCAGCCAGGTCCGGCCCGCGCCGGCCGAGGAAAAGTGGATTCTCACCACGCATGCCGCGCCGTATCTCAAACGCTCGAAAGAGGCCTGCGAAGAAGGCGCGCCGTGGCTCGACACGCCGGACGTGGGCATCTCGTCAGAATCGTACGCGACCGCGCTCCTTGCCGCCGGGGGAGGCCTCACGCTTGCGGACCGGATGATGGCCGGCGAAATCCAGAACGGATTCGCGCTGCTGCGGCCTCCCGGGCATCATGCCGAACTGTCGCATGCCATGGGCTTCTGCCTTTTCAACAACGTGGCCATCCTCGCGCGGTATCTCCAGCAAAAACACGGGCTGGACAAAATCCTGATCCTGGACTGGGACGTGCATCACGGCAACGGCACGCAGCATACTTTCGAAGAAGACCCGAGCGTGCTCTACGCCAGCCTGCATCAGTATCCCTTTTATCCGGGGACAGGCAGCGCGTGGGAAACGGGCGAGGGCCGCGGCCGCGGCGCGACGCTCAATTGCCCGATGCCGGCCGGGGCCTCGGACCGCGAATACGAAACCGCGTTCTGCGAACAAATCCTTCCGAAAATCGAAGGCTTCAAGCCCGAGGCCGTTCTCGTCTCCGCGGGTTTTGACGCGCATGAGTCGGACCCTCTGGCTTCGATCAATTTGAGTACGGAATTTTTTGGCTGGATGACTGAGCGCATGATGGAAGCCGCGGACAAACACGCGGACGGCAGGCTCCTGTCGCTCCTGGAGGGCGGCTACAACCTCGATTATCTGCCGCGCTGCGTGGCGCTGCACGTGGAGACCCTGATGAAGAAAGACAAACCACCTCTGGCCCGCCCCGCGAGTTTCCGCTAG
- a CDS encoding putative zinc-binding metallopeptidase, whose protein sequence is MTGLSWNNLRENALLEKKITELDLTISRTAIATLIQKLYRELQDKGLSFLPPCFLADEWFCPVGVPAIGIPFYLAHPRLRRLEKKMMLEAEGDSKTEFLKLIRHEAGHAYSYAYNLYKKSRWRELFGPASKEYPDTYRPRPHSRSYVIHLENWYAQSHPDEDFAETFAVWLTPNLNWKQRYRGWKGALEKLEYVDHLMKSIAGKTPVNKPRFHPRDYSGLNLKLKTFYKRKKKLFAEDYPDFYDKDLRTLFTDSPEHRGEKKAAAYLRENRGRIADVVSFWTKEKKYTVDNLLQSLIPRCQELNLYVKKGDTVSDSHIASYVTTLVTNHLFTGKFKRSK, encoded by the coding sequence ATGACAGGCCTCAGTTGGAACAACCTCCGGGAAAACGCGCTCCTCGAAAAGAAGATCACGGAACTCGACCTGACGATCAGCAGGACCGCGATCGCCACCCTGATCCAGAAACTTTACCGCGAGCTGCAGGACAAAGGCCTTTCCTTTCTCCCGCCCTGTTTTCTGGCCGACGAGTGGTTCTGCCCCGTGGGCGTGCCCGCCATCGGCATTCCGTTTTATCTCGCACATCCGCGCCTGCGCCGCCTCGAAAAAAAAATGATGCTGGAAGCCGAGGGCGATTCGAAGACCGAATTCCTGAAGCTGATCCGCCACGAGGCCGGGCACGCGTATTCCTACGCCTACAATCTTTATAAGAAAAGCCGCTGGCGCGAATTGTTCGGGCCCGCGTCCAAGGAATATCCGGACACGTACCGCCCGCGGCCGCACAGCCGCTCGTACGTGATCCATCTCGAAAACTGGTACGCGCAAAGCCATCCGGACGAGGACTTCGCCGAAACGTTCGCGGTGTGGCTGACGCCGAACCTCAACTGGAAGCAGCGCTACCGAGGCTGGAAGGGCGCGCTGGAAAAGCTCGAGTACGTGGACCACCTGATGAAATCCATCGCGGGCAAGACGCCGGTCAACAAGCCGCGCTTCCATCCCCGCGACTATTCTGGGCTGAACCTCAAGCTCAAGACCTTCTACAAGCGGAAGAAAAAACTCTTTGCCGAGGATTATCCGGATTTCTACGACAAGGACCTGCGCACGCTTTTCACGGATTCCCCGGAACATCGCGGCGAGAAAAAAGCCGCGGCCTACCTGCGCGAAAACCGCGGGAGGATCGCGGACGTTGTCTCCTTCTGGACCAAGGAAAAGAAATACACCGTGGATAATCTCCTGCAAAGCCTTATCCCCCGCTGCCAGGAACTCAATCTTTACGTCAAAAAAGGCGATACTGTATCCGATTCGCACATCGCTTCCTACGTTACAACGCTGGTGACCAACCACCTTTTCACGGGAAAGTTCAAGCGCAGCAAATGA